CCCAGACCAGCATGACGACCGCCGAGACGGCCGCCCGGCCGACTTCGAGCAGGGTCAGCGTGCGGATCTGCATGTGCCGCTGCAGCCGGAAGTAGCTAGTCGATCGGAAGCCGTCGATGAGGCCGGTGCTGGCGACGAGCGGGATCAGGTAGACCAGTCGCGGCTCGCCGTAGAAGAGGCTCAGCGGGTAGCCCAGCGCGCAACCGCCGAGGAACAGCAGCACGCCGCGACCGGCCTGGATGGTGAAGGCCGTGCGGAGGAACCGCTCGTCCTCGCCGCGCTTGTTCTGGATGAGGGCGGGCCCGATGCCGACGTCGCTGAACAGGTTCAGGCCAGCGAGGACGACGTTGAGCAGGGCGGCCAGGCCGAAGTCTTCGGGGACGAGCAGCCGTGCGACGATGAGGTTGATGACGAACCGCTGGACGTTGAGCAGCAGGTAGCTGCCGATGGTCCAGGCGCCACCCGAGACGGCCTGTTTGCGGAGGTCGGTCGACCGATGCTGCTCCTCGCGCTCGGCGGCGACGTCATCGGGAGACTCGTAGGCGAGCGTCGGCACAAGGAGACCCGTCGCGTGTTGCCACGCGTCGACCGTTGTATCGGCAAGATGCTGCGACCGCTGCGGCAAGGCCGGCGGGAAATGGGTCGTCGGCTCGCAGGGCGCGGTCGCAGGACGGGCGTGTTGGCGTTGCGTTGACCCTCACCCTGCCGCGGCTAGAGTCGCGGCCACTCTGGCGGCCACGTCCGACGGAGCGGACCTAGCTTCCGTAGCTCAGTGGCAGAGCGCGTCCTTGGTAAGGACGAGGTCGAGGGTTCAAATCCCTCCGGAAGCTTTGGACGGTCTGTGCCGATCGCGACTGGCTGAAATGCCTACGCGACGATCGGCCGTGGCCGGCCTACTGTAGCGGCCCGCTGGTGCCGGCACGGCTGTGTCCGCACCACCCGCCCGGCTCGTCGCCGGCCGGGATCGCGGGACCGTGACAGACGGTCATCCCGACCGTAAACGCTTAACGAGATTCAAGTTCCGCCGATCAATCGGCATCCACGACCTTTTGGAGGTTCCCGGCCATGGCCAAGGGAGTTTTCGAGCGCAACAAGCCTCACGTCAACGTCGGCACCATCGGTCACATCGACCATGGCAAGACCACCCTCACCGCGGCCCTGTCGGCCCGCAGCGGTGCCCGCTTCGGCACCACCGCTAAGGATTACAAGGACATCGCCAAGGGCGGCATCGATCGCGATGCCACCAAGACGGTGACCATCGCCGCCGCGCACGTCGAATACGAGTCGGCCGACCGGCACTACGCCCACGTCGACTGCCCCGGCCACGCCGACTACGTCAAGAACATGATCACCGGTGCCGCCCAGATGGACGGCGCGATCCTGGTGGTCTCCGCTGCCGACGGCCCGATGCCGCAGACCCGCGAGCACATCCTGCTCGCCCGTCAGGTCGGCGTGCCGAAGATCGTCGTTTTCCTCAACAAGGCCGATCTCGTCGACGACGAGGAGCTCCTGGAGCTGGTCGAGATGGAAGTCCGCGAGCTGCTCAGCAAATACGGCTTCGACGGCGACGAGGCTCCGATCGTCACCGGTTCGGCCCTGCCGGCCTTCAACAACCCGAGCGACGACGCTGCCTGTGAGGCTGTCGATAAGCTGGTTGCCACCCTCGACGAGTACATCCCCGTCCCTGAGCGGGAGATGGACAAGCCGTTCCTGATGCCCGTCGAAGACGTCTTCAGCATCAAGGGCCGCGGCACAGTCGCGACTGGCCGCATCGAGCGTGGCCAGATCAAGATGGGCGAGGAAATCGAGATCGTCGGCCTGGGCGACAGCCGCAAGACCACGGTCACCGGCATCGAGCAGTTCAACAAGACGATGGACGTCGGCATCGCCGGCGACAACGCGGGCCTGCTCCTGCGTGGCATCGAGAAGGACGACATCGAGCGTGGTCAGGTCCTGGCCAAGCCGGGCTCGATCACCCCGCACACCACCTTCGAGGGCGAGGTCTACGTCCTGACGAAGGAAGAGGGCGGCCGGCACACCCCGTTCTTCACGGGCTACAAGCCGCAGTTCTACTTCCGCACGACCGACGTCACCGGCCAGGCCGAGATTGTCGGTGCCGAGATGTGCATGCCGGGCGACAACGTCCAGATGAAGGTCACGCTCGGCAAGCCGATCGCCATGGAAGAAAAGCTCCGCTTCGCCGTCCGTGAAGGCGGCAAGACGGTCGGCTCGGGCGTCGTCACCAAGATCCTTGAGTAGGGTCGATTGATACGACTTCTTGTCTGACGCAAGACTCTGTCATGCGAGACGCAAGAACCTGCCGCCGGCGATCGGAAACGGTCGCCGGCGGCTTCGCCGGAGGGCACTCCGGCCGATTTGGTTGCCTTTCGGTCCCGGCACGGTCGCCGACCGCTAGAATGCGACCGCAGAACAGACGCCGCCGGGTCGCCGCCGGTACCCGATTCCGTCCACCCCGCACACCATGGCCAAAGAAGCACGCGAGTGGGTCTGGCTCCAATGCACGGAGACCAAGGACCTCAATTACCGCACCAACATCCGCGTCGCCGGCCAAAGCGAACAGCGGAACATGGAAATCAAGAAGTATTGCCCCCGACTGCGAAAGCACACGCTTCATAAAGTGAAGCGAAAGTGAGGTTGTTAGGGAACAGGTGTTAGGGACTAGTAGTTAGGTCAGCGCGGTCTGCTCTCCATCTGCCTTAGTCCCTGATCACTAGCGCCTAGCCCCTTCTCTTCCCCCTACGCCAGTAGCT
Above is a genomic segment from Planctomycetota bacterium containing:
- the tuf gene encoding elongation factor Tu, coding for MAKGVFERNKPHVNVGTIGHIDHGKTTLTAALSARSGARFGTTAKDYKDIAKGGIDRDATKTVTIAAAHVEYESADRHYAHVDCPGHADYVKNMITGAAQMDGAILVVSAADGPMPQTREHILLARQVGVPKIVVFLNKADLVDDEELLELVEMEVRELLSKYGFDGDEAPIVTGSALPAFNNPSDDAACEAVDKLVATLDEYIPVPEREMDKPFLMPVEDVFSIKGRGTVATGRIERGQIKMGEEIEIVGLGDSRKTTVTGIEQFNKTMDVGIAGDNAGLLLRGIEKDDIERGQVLAKPGSITPHTTFEGEVYVLTKEEGGRHTPFFTGYKPQFYFRTTDVTGQAEIVGAEMCMPGDNVQMKVTLGKPIAMEEKLRFAVREGGKTVGSGVVTKILE
- the rpmG gene encoding 50S ribosomal protein L33; amino-acid sequence: MAKEAREWVWLQCTETKDLNYRTNIRVAGQSEQRNMEIKKYCPRLRKHTLHKVKRK